From the genome of Candidatus Methylacidiphilales bacterium:
ACTTCATTGTCCACAAACGAAGTCACCACGGCGGTTTTCAGGCCGAAACATTTGCGCAGTCCGCGCGCCACATTGTATTCGCCGCCGCCTTCCCAGGCTTTGAAGGAACGGGCGGTCCGGATGCGTCCGTCGCCCGGGTCCAGGCGGAGCATGACCTCGCCCAGTGAAATTTCATCGTACCTGCAGGTCCCGGCGTCTCTTAATTTCAGTGCCATGAATTGAACTTTCTACGTCCTGTTAAATCTATGTGGATGTGGTTTTAGGCCGGTCATCATAATTGGGGGGGGTATAAATTGCAAGAATTCGGGTACCAACAGCAAATCGTCTGAGACAAATTCTGAATCCTTCATTCCACATTTTGTATTTAGGGGGTTGACCTCATTCGCAAAACAATTACCATCTGTTTACACGACTGCAAAATTGCGATTTGTGGATTGTATAACATAATCATAATCAATGACTTGGATCCATATGACTAAACAAACTTTATGCCTTTGCGCGACTCTCCTAATCAGCAGCGTTGCCCTGGCCGATACCGGCACGACAACCGTCCCGGGCAAAGATCTCGGCAAAACCATCGACAAGGTGAACTATGTCGAGACGGATGTTCCCGGCGTCAGGCTGAATGGTTATGTGGATGTGGGTTACACCTATAATTTCATCGGTGCCGGCAGTCAGGTCACAAACCGCTTTTCACAGGATTCCCACTCAGCGGGGGATTTTAACGTCAATGCAGTTAAACTGACTCTCGAAAAACCCCTGAGCGACAAGAATGAACTCCAGGCCGGTTTCCGCGTGGATGCCATGCTCGGTGAAGATGCCGCAGCCGATGCCAACGATAACTACAGCACGGCCTTGCTGCAGGGTCTCAACGGCGACGGCACCCAAGGCCATGCCAGCAGCTTTTTTGTCGAACAGGCCTATGTCACGATCCGCGTTCCCTATGGCAATGGCATCGACTTCAAAGTCGGAAAACAAGTCTCATGGCTCGGCTATGAAGCCGTCGAGCGCCCCTCCAACCTCAATATTACCTACGGCAATCTTTTCCAGAACATGACCCCGCTTTCCGGCACGGGCGTGTCGGCGGAATACAAGTTTTGCGACATCGTGGACGCAGGCCTGAAGGTCACAAACGGCTGGGATGCCGACACCAATGGCGGTCAAAGCTTT
Proteins encoded in this window:
- a CDS encoding outer membrane beta-barrel protein, coding for MTKQTLCLCATLLISSVALADTGTTTVPGKDLGKTIDKVNYVETDVPGVRLNGYVDVGYTYNFIGAGSQVTNRFSQDSHSAGDFNVNAVKLTLEKPLSDKNELQAGFRVDAMLGEDAAADANDNYSTALLQGLNGDGTQGHASSFFVEQAYVTIRVPYGNGIDFKVGKQVSWLGYEAVERPSNLNITYGNLFQNMTPLSGTGVSAEYKFCDIVDAGLKVTNGWDADTNGGQSFDIGTPVNDGYAIEAKLNIKNKAGNANIQQSVFYTWDSSYLITRDQGVAQYNNGNAVVYDVWGNWAPKCTRDKLLLGFNTDLGFAEIDSWPHANDTTTTTWWGAALYAKYQFNSIYSLAARADYIHTDDSGQKFGAGYPTNGGGSAQNFGGYLAGYNNEDIWSLTLTNGFNIVDNLLLRAEYRVDIGDDVTRTTKLNGFGNPLGTGNIANTVSVEAVYTF